The nucleotide sequence GAAAAATGAGAGATTTGACAATATCTAAATATTTAACCAAAAAAGGGTCTTTGACTTGAAATAATTGGATTACCTGTTGAACCACTAATAGAGAGTCACAATTTACCTTTAGCTCGGAAATGTGCAGCTCTATTGCTAACTTCAAGCCAGCTATGAGAGCCTCATATTTGGCTTGATTGTTACTTGCCTTAAAAGAAAAGTGTAAAGAATGTTCTAAGACAATTCCATTATCATTTTCAAGAAGGATTCCAGCTCCGCACCCTTGTGGGTTTAAAGCAtagttctgaaaaccgaaccggactGATCGGTTTAACCCGGTTAACCAAAAACGGTCACCAAGCCGGTCCGGGTGAGCTTATAAACCATCTGGAAAAAAATCGGTTATAGAACCGGTCGAACCGGTGGTTAATCGGTGAACCGGTAGAACCGTCTGATTTTTTGGAGGGTTTAACTTCCAAACGGCGCCGTTTTatccctttttttaaaaaaaaaggaaaaattgaaAAACGGCAAAACTGAAGTGAACCCTAAAGACCTAAATCAATCCCTGTAAGGCCGTAACCCATATTTTTCACAAACTcatctctcctctcttctctgagAATCACGCAGCCACCAATCGCGCCGCAACTGCAGCCCGCCGCCACCGCATCCCGCAGCCACCACAGCGATGGGTTTGACCACCGCAGCCCCACTGCATCGTTGTCACTGCGGGGATTGCCTTCTCTGTGTTCGCCGGTGTCACGTCCTCTGTCGTCACCGTTGCTCACCGCCGGTAAGTAATACTGTGTTCCATGTTTCGCACTTCACAGCCATCTCCTCGGCATCTACTTCCTGCTCTGTTCCATGTTTTTGATTTTCTGTTCAAgtgtttatgatttttttttttatgaggtTATTGTTTGCTGAGGTTATTAATTTAGTTTTTGCTGAGGTTATTGTTTGCTGAGGTTATTTTTTTCTGTTCTGATTTTCTGTTAAAGTgttcatgatttttttttgttgggtTAGTACTTTTTTGCTGAggttattaatttatttgttattcTATTCATGATTTTGTTGCTAAGGTTATTGTTTGCTGGTTTAGTAAGTGTTTGCtgatgttattaatttatttgttattcTATTCATGATTTGGTTGCTGAGGTTATTGTTTGCTGGTTTAGTAATTGTTTGCTGAGGTTATTGATTGCTGGTTTAGTTTTATTGTGGGGTTGGCTGAGTTAATTTTGTTCATAATTTTCTGTGGGGTTTGCTGATTTTACTAGGGAGTTTGTTGATTTAAGTTTTACTGTGGAGTTTGTGGAGTTTGCTGAGTTTTACTAGTGTAGACGAGGTTTCTATCAACTTTGAGAGGAACAAGAGCAGGGTATTGATTAGAGTTTAGGCTTTTAAGTTTCTTGTTGAGATTCTGTGCAAAAGCTGAGTCATTTCTAGCAGGAAGTTGAAGTTGAGGAAGAGAAGGGATCAGTATTTGAGATGCCTTTGTATTGGAATATAGCTGTGGTGGTTTTGTTGTCAACTGAGATTGGAGCATCCATAAAGACCCTTTGTAGCCATGAAGTACCTGCTTGGAACAATGTTGGCATGGACTAAAACATGTGGTTTGCCCTAGTCCAATTAGTATGGAACTTGTGGTGAATGGTTTTGTTAAAAATTGATGGATAATAGTTGATGGTGTTTTATTAAATTTTCTGAAATAGTTTTATTGATGAttgattatgtttttttttaatatttgaaattatatatttaatttttaataattttatttaatatttaattaaaccggttgaaccccaGTCGAACCactaaaccagtgaaccagtcacACTATCGGTTCATTGACCGGTTTGGTTCTTGCAACCTTGGTTTAAAGCACCATCAATATAAAGGGTCCATTCACTGAAGTGATCCTCGGAGTTAGGAGCATTAAATTCGACAATGAAGTCTGTTaaatattgtgatttgattgatCCTCGACTTTGATATCCAATGTCAAAATCAAAGAGCTCTACAGACCATTTTATAAGTCGGCCAACTAACTCTAGTTTAGTAAGCACCTATCGTAACAGTTGCTTGGTCTGAATGTTAATCACATGACTTTGAAAATAAGGTCGGAGATGTCTAGCTGAAAATACCAAAGCCAGGGCgagcttttctatttttgtataaCAAAGCTCGGTATGTTGTAGTGATTTGCTGACAAAGTACACAGGGTGTTGGACTTTGTTCCTTTCTGTAACAAGAACAGAGCTAATTGCCCAATCAGTGATGGATAAATAAACACAAAGCTCCTCCCTATGCTCAGGTTTTTGTAAGATGGGGTTTTTAAAAGAATAGCTTTAATATTTGTAAAAGCATTTTCACATGCATCATCCGAATTaaaattattttcctttttcagtGTTTGAAAGAAGCAAGAAGATTTAGAATCTAAACAAGGTAAAAATCTTGATAAAGCAGCAAGTCTTTCTGTTAATAATTGGACCTTCTTTATTGTTCGAGGACTCTTCATCTCTAGCACAGCTCGATATTTGTCAGGATTGGCTTCTATACCTCGGCTTGTAAGCAAGAAACCAAGAAATTTACCTCCTTAGACACCAAAAGCACATTTTTCAGGATTCAATTGCACGTTGTACTGTCTGATTTGAGCAAAAATTTCAATAAGGTCAGCCACGTGAGGTTCACCAATCTTTGTCTTGGCCaccatgtcatcaacatagactTCCATGTTTTGACCAATTTGTTTGGCAAATACCTTATCCATAAGTCGTTGATATATAACCTCTGCATtcttaagaccaaaaggcatgactTTATAACAAAATTACTATATTCAGTTATAAAAGAAGTTTTATCTTGATCTGAGGGATGCATCAAAATCTAGTTGTAACtagaatatgcatccatgaagcttaaAGTTCTAAAACCAGAGGCATTATCGATCAGAGTGTCGATAGAGGGTAAAGGATATACATCCTTTGAGCAACATTTATTCAAATCAGTAAAATCGACGTACATGCGCTATTTACCATTATACTTTTTTACCATGACCACATTAGCTAGCTAAATTGTAAACCTTATTTCACATATGAAACCTGCATCAATGAGTTTTTTGGTTTTCTCTAAAGATGTTTGTCGCTTATCTATGCCAAGGTTGCATTTTTTTGTGTTATAGGTCGGACAGACGGATTGAGTGTCAGCTTGTGAGAAATTACCGAAAGGTCGATGCTTCGCATATCTATAGGAGTCCATGCAAATAGATCTGCATTTCGTTGAAGGAATTGTCAGAGTTCATCTTTTTCGTGTTCCTGCAGAACTGTACCTACATAGGTGAACTTATTTGGATCATTAGTCAAAGAAATCTTTTGGAATTCCTCCATTAGGGTAGGTCGGTCCTAGAGCTCGGCCCATGGATCCAACTTGGCTAATGATGGAAGATTAATCGAATTTTGAACAGCATTAATCTGTGCACCTATAGCTCGGTTAGAAGCAGACGTTCTCATATTGACATTGTAGCATTGTCGAGCTTCATGGTGGTCACTATGGATGGTGGCAATAAGGGGTTCCTTCACATGAAAAAATTGACACACAGATGAATTGTAGATACTATAGCACCAAACTTATTCAAAAAAGGACGGCCAAGTATTAAGTTATATGGACTGAAACAATCAACAACAAGATATTGGGTATCTAAACTCTTGGTTAGAGGATTTTCACCCAGTATAGTTTGTAACTGCACAGATCCTAAAACTAGTACACGTTCACCTGAAAACCCCACTAAGTCTCCAGTGGACGGATGTAGAATGTGATTTCTCAGCGTCATCTTTTGAAATGTAGAGCAACAAAGGACATTTGTGCTGCTTCCGAGATCCAGAAGTGCTTTCCCAACAATTAGATCCCCCAATTGAATATAGATCACGGATCATCTAAGTTGGTTACAGTTGTATTAAAATTATATAGTTTTAGTACCATCTCCAGAAAGGTAGGAAGAGGTTGAGGATTATTGACAACACTGTATACTAAGAGCATAGCTCAGTAGGTGCATTTATGAGCAGAGCTTGTAATTCCACCACCAGCAAAGCCCCTAGATATGCAATTGATAACACCTCGGGGTTGATCAAATTGAGTCTGCATGATTTTATCCTTTTAACGAGAAACTTTTCTGGCAGAAGAGTGGTTGGTAGAGTTTCCTGTGCGCTTTTGAATGTGGCCGCTGATTTATTTGTCTAAATGCCCCTGCCAAGCTAATCGTTCTAGCAGGTCTGTGGCCATAATACATTCGTCAGTAGTGTGTCCATGATTTTTATGAAAGGTACAATACTTCGACTTATCCATATTCTTCACATCTAGATAATTTCCAGCCTTCCGATGAGCTTTAATGAGTTTTGCATTCAGTATCTCCTTTATTTATTTCTTCCCTCTTAGTATTAAATTGTATGCAAGAATCATAACGTGGTGTTAACCGAAAAGGCTTCTTACTGTCCCGAGCTTTATCATTGTCTTTATGATTGTTGCTTTTTTCTGACCTCCGAGCTTGCCAAAGCTTTTCAATCTCCATTTGTCCTCTGGCTTTCTCTCGAAACTCAACCAAGGTTCTCAGCTTAGCGACGGTGATAGTTTCTTGAAACTTCCCCGGGCAAAATCCACTCTTAATAGCATGTAAGTGCACTTCGGGATGGAGGTTTGGAACGCTCATAGCCACCTTAGTGAATTGGGTAACATATTCTCAAAGGTTTTCATGTTGTCTCTGGTTTGATTGTGTTTAGATAATCACACAAATAAATAGAAGATGCagcaaattgattttcaaatagtTTAGCTAGCTCCTGAAAATGTGAAATAGATTTtgcagaaaaagaagaaaatcaaTAAAGTGTAGGGCCGTCTAAAAAAGTAGGAAAACAACGATATAAAATAGGGTCAGAAGCaccgtttactatcattatgGAATGAAATTTTTTTACGTGTTTTTTCGGATCTCCCATACCATCATAAGGAGTTAAAGTCATTAGTAATGCAAAGTTTTTGGGTAATTGAAAATTTATGACATCTGTGGTGAATGAACCAACTGCGGTGTCCAATTCAGCTTCTTCATTGGCTAGTTGATCCTCCTCTGGTTCCTGAGTTTCAGAAACATAAGTTGGATCAGAGTTTGCTTCCTCATCATTCGATTGTTCGTGGTGATCATCATTATGAGTTATCCGAGCATTGGTAAGCTCGGCTATTTGATTTGTCATTCTTTGATTTTCTTCCGCCATGCGCTGATTAGCCTGTTGTAATTTTGTTACCATCTGAAGAAGTTCGAATGGCGTTGGAGGAGGTCGATCAGTCATAAGCAAATTTGAAAGTTTTGGAGCTTAAAGAAAAAGTTTTAAATCTTTGGCCAACGGTGGGTGCCAATTGTTCTTATGAAGGTTGGTTGTGGTATAGCTCGTCCTCCGAAGATTATCTTGTAGTCTTCAGTCGGGATGAGTTATACATCGGTACCAAGAGAACACAGAGGTGGACACCTACAGAAGATACTTTGACGCTCAAGTTAGTATATGAGTAATCAATTATTCGTTCTTGTAATATCTAGATCGGTTTCTTACCTCCTTTTTTATATTTGGGACAAGTATCAATAGTCGTTTAACCAATTGATTTACCTTAATGGAAATAAAGGCATTATAGAGCATTTTGATATAGTTTTTATGTTTGTCATTGATAACCGATCTATAACGTTTATAGCCGAATTATAATATGTAACCGAATTATAATAACATGTGTCATGATATTATTGGACATCTTTATTAaatcggttaataatttattttttaataaaccagaataaaatcggtttattatagcaacaataataaatccAATTGTCCACAGTCCACACtataattattagacccgatTTGATCCGACCGATTTACATAATCTAAAccgaattatatttaaattttttgataaaaagacaaatatatctctgatttttatttttaaaaaaacaaaaaaaaccatGATACAATGGATTATGTTGGTCGGTTCGACCGAATCTAATAATAATTGagtttattattattcttataaaaaaatcaattttattttaatttgttaagaaattcaaaaataatcaatttattaatacgtccaataataatgcGACACATAAATATCTTTACAAAAAGATGTTTTACGCGTCTTTATGGGAGCATCCTCCATAACTCGATAGAAAACTGAAAACCATGTTATTTAATAGGAAAAGTATTTAGAATCATCCCACGTAAGGCAGATACATTAGCTTGAAGGAACCAATAGGCGATGACCTTATCCTATCGAAATCTTACTCGCACCACAGCCACCAAATAATATTGTGGCTTCTCGATTCTCCACCAACACACAGAAACACTAAAAACCGAAACACACCGTCTTCAACAGAGATAGAAGCAACTAACAATGGCAGCGTCACTTCAAGCAGCGGCTACACTGATGCAATCCCCCAAGTTGGGCATCAATGGCCGCAACAGCACTCTTCACCTGAAGCCCACTCACTCCCTTTCAAAAGCCTTCAGTTTGGAACCCGTTGACTCCAAACTCACTTGCTCTCTTCAGACTGATCTCAAGGACTTGGCTCTCAAATGTGTTGAGGCCACCAAAGTTGCAGGATTTGCCCTTGCCACCTCTGCTCTCGTTGTTTCTGTATGTCTCTTCTTTGCTTGAATCTTTTTATTCTTCAATACTTTCGGTTATGTTATCATGTTTTGTTATTTTCTAGGAGCGATTctgaataaatatataataatatactgTCCAACTTGATTAGAGTGCTAATTAATGTGACAGTTCTATATTTCCATACATACGCCTTAATAGGTTAATTTGTTGAATTTTGGTTAATTGCAATCATGATCTTAGTCACTATAATTATTGTGAAGGGAGCAAGTGCAGAAGGTGTTCCAAAGAGATTAACCTACGATGAAATCCAGAGTAAGACATACTTGGAAGTGAAGGGGACAGGAACCGCAAACCAATGCCCAACAATAGAAGGCGGAGTGGAATCATTCGCCTTCAAGCCAGGCAAGTACAATGCCAAGAAATTCTGTCTTGAGCCGACTTCCTTCACTGTCAAGGCAGAGGGTGTCACCAAGAATTCTCCTCTGGAATTCCAAAACACCAAGCTCATGACACGTCTTACCTACACCCTCGATGAGATTGAGGGACCCTTCGAGGTGTCCTCTGATGGCACCGTGAAATTTGAGGAGAAGGACGGCATTGACTACGCTGCAGTGACTGTTCAGCTCCCAGGAGGAGAGCGCGTGCCGTTCCTCTTCACCATCAAGCAGTTGGTGGCATCAGGGAAGCCAGACAACTTTGGTGGGGAGTTTTTGGTGCCGTCTTACCGTGGAAGCTCTTTCCTGGACCCTAAGGGAAGAGGTGCTTCCACTGGGTACGACAATGCAGTAGCATTGCCGGCAGGTGGAAGAGGAGACGAGGAAGAACTCGCTAAGGAGAACAACAAGAGTGCTTCATCATCCAAAGGGAAGATCACGTTGAGCGTGACGCAGAGCAAGCCAGAGACTGGAGAAGTTATTGGTGTGTTTGAGAGCATTCAACCATCAGACACTGATTTGGGTGCCAAAGCTCCAAAGGATGTTAAGATCCAAGGAGTGTGGTATGCTCAGCTTGAGTCATAGACTTGTTTTATATGGTTTAATTTGTGTCTTATTTGATTTAGATTTTGTTTGTAACTCCCACACGGTGTTGCTGCTGCTGCATCGATCTCTTGTGGAATCGTGAACAATGAGAGGTTTATCATGTTTGTATATTATATTGACTTCAAATATAATGCTTCAAATTGTGGTCTATTCTACAATTCTCGGTGTGCAATTCTGGATCATCAAAACTGGTCCTAATATCATGTCACGTAAAATTTCTTTCGAAAGCTTAATCTAGTATACAAAAGCCAACAAATTCTTCTCCGTTTGTTGTGCTCTCTAGAAGATCTATAGGATAATCTCCATTTTTAGAGATTTTTAGCATATATCATGTTGATACTTTTTAACTTGATTATTTACCtgtcaatattaaaaataattttaagcaTTATGATNNNNNNNNNNNNNNNNNNNNNNNNNNNNNNNNNNNNNNNNNNNNNNNNNNNNNNNNNNNNNNNNNNNNNNNNNNNNNNNNNNNNNNNNNNNNNNNNNNNNNNNNNNNNNTAATATAAAGATcgacaaacataaatcatgttaatacaaatttatttttcatcaaaatcaaaatttacaaaatcaattttatgtatACTCCCCGTTTTTAAACTATAATCAACATGCACTAAGTTGCACCTTGTTTTAGAATCAGAATGTGATGCAAGTTGATATCAGAAGGCATAGTATCTATAATACATGCAAGGTTGCGTGACATTCTGCATCAA is from Arachis ipaensis cultivar K30076 chromosome B01, Araip1.1, whole genome shotgun sequence and encodes:
- the LOC107623572 gene encoding oxygen-evolving enhancer protein 1, chloroplastic, yielding MAASLQAAATLMQSPKLGINGRNSTLHLKPTHSLSKAFSLEPVDSKLTCSLQTDLKDLALKCVEATKVAGFALATSALVVSGASAEGVPKRLTYDEIQSKTYLEVKGTGTANQCPTIEGGVESFAFKPGKYNAKKFCLEPTSFTVKAEGVTKNSPLEFQNTKLMTRLTYTLDEIEGPFEVSSDGTVKFEEKDGIDYAAVTVQLPGGERVPFLFTIKQLVASGKPDNFGGEFLVPSYRGSSFLDPKGRGASTGYDNAVALPAGGRGDEEELAKENNKSASSSKGKITLSVTQSKPETGEVIGVFESIQPSDTDLGAKAPKDVKIQGVWYAQLES